GTTGTCCCATTTGATCGCGTCATTGTTCTCATAGATATGCGGATATGAAGACTTCGTCTGGATGTCCTTGCCAGCAGGGGCGGTTTTGGCGAGTTGCTTGGCGGCATCTTCGTGGATGTTGGCTGTCTTGCCATCGACGATGCATTGGAGTGTCTTCATTGGTATTAGCATTGTCGCGGGGTTGAGATCTTGGGGAGTTTTGCTTCAGACAAGCAGACAACTTACCTTGCCTGTATTGTGTGCGCTTGTTGGTTCTTTGGCTGGGATAGCCAGGGAAGTTCCAGCAAGGAGTGCAACAAACACGTTGGCTTTGATGAGGATCATCATGAGATGATGATAAGATTGACTTGGTATTGCTGTTGGAAATACTGAAGACCAGTGGTGAGATTTGTTTGTATGTTGATGCCCAGTTCAATGGACGATTTCCTGTCCCTGCTTATACGACTTGAAACCGACAAGGTGCATTCTGCCCGGGGCCAGAATACCTTTGCAAAGCATCAATAACCCTAAGTCAGCCTCATCGCAGTTGGCTATGAGGCTGTGCAAGGCTAGGTTAGGAGATCTGGGGCTGAGTATGAAAGAGCCTTGCACAGCCTCAGGCGGACTTTTATATATGGAAGAAAGTACTTTATTGATatattctcttcttcaagcaCATACTCTTCTCCATAATTACCACTCACAATATCATGATCGCTTCAAACCCCCTCAATCTGGACCTTGAGTCCCCCCACGAGCCATCCAACACTGAGCACGCATTCTTCTCCCTACTAACAACATATCTTCCCGAAACTTCCTCCATCACTCCGGACCAAGCAGCAAACCAGATCAATGCTCTGCTCCCTTCCCACCGCCCGGGTccaaaagaggaaaaagagtCTACAGCCAGTTTCCTCTTTGAGTTCTGGGAGTTGATGTTTCGCATCGCGCCACAGTTGGATTACCGACATGAGACAATGCAGCGCTTCGTTGCTCTTGTCAAAGCATTAAGAAATTTGCCCGAGACGATTGTTATTCAGGACGGGGGCAATTACGATGGTCAGCCTGTATGGCGAGATGGTCTTTATTTCGAACCGATGCTGCATGAGCGGTGGAATCGTATGTCATTCTCTGCATATCAAACCATGGTGCTCCTGCAATGCTCATAATAAATCAGGAATCCCCGAAAACAAACCCCCGGAGGATCTCTACGCCGTCCGCTGGCGAAATATGAACGGCCTCCTAGCCCACTTCACTAACCACAACCTCTGCACCAACGCCTTCCGCGCCCTCGCCTGCATAATCAAGGCCCTTGAGGAATTCCGGAGAAAGAAACCCAAGACTCCGATTAACCGTCGTGTGCCCGCTGCTGCCATCTGGTTTGTTCTTTGTCCATCCATGATATACGAGGCTTGCCAGCGGCAGGAATGCGCGGATCGCGAGGTGCCTGGGGGGCTTTGGAAGGGCGAGCCGCAGCAGGGGTACTCGATTGCTCGGTGGGCCTTTTGGAGGAAGAGGTTTGGGGAGGTGGAATGTCATTCGGATGCTACGGAGGCGACCCAGGAGGCTTGCAGAGCTGCAATAGAGGGGATGGATAGGTGCGTAGCTCGTGGTGGTTGACATTAGCCTGTACTATACCATCCTCAAATATGGGATTGAAAAGAATTCCTCTCTCAGGTTTCGAATATCGTGCTCTATTCTTTACACTCTTGGATGATTGCCATGGTGAATTTGTCAGGAGACTCTCTAGCCTAGGAAATGTGTACGAGTGAATCCTTCAATGCTGGATAAAAAGAACCTATATTTAACCTATCATCCGAGGTACCAAAACAGGTGTTACAGTGTAAACAACAGTAACTATAATATCAAGACGCATC
This sequence is a window from Aspergillus chevalieri M1 DNA, chromosome 5, nearly complete sequence. Protein-coding genes within it:
- a CDS encoding uncharacterized protein (InterPro:IPR000026,IPR016191;~SECRETED:SignalP(1-20);~go_function: GO:0003723 - RNA binding [Evidence IEA];~go_function: GO:0004521 - endoribonuclease activity [Evidence IEA];~go_function: GO:0004540 - ribonuclease activity [Evidence IEA]); its protein translation is MMILIKANVFVALLAGTSLAIPAKEPTSAHNTGKTLQCIVDGKTANIHEDAAKQLAKTAPAGKDIQTKSSYPHIYENNDAIKWDNQACNSKNVKTHEFPIDETGRMYPWNGVWIGNTLVKKKEDPGPCRVVYSETDRHYCGVMCHKSMKPEGEKGFNKCT
- a CDS encoding DUF3632 domain-containing protein (COG:S;~EggNog:ENOG410PTCH;~InterPro:IPR022085;~PFAM:PF12311); the encoded protein is MIASNPLNLDLESPHEPSNTEHAFFSLLTTYLPETSSITPDQAANQINALLPSHRPGPKEEKESTASFLFEFWELMFRIAPQLDYRHETMQRFVALVKALRNLPETIVIQDGGNYDGQPVWRDGLYFEPMLHERWNRIPENKPPEDLYAVRWRNMNGLLAHFTNHNLCTNAFRALACIIKALEEFRRKKPKTPINRRVPAAAIWFVLCPSMIYEACQRQECADREVPGGLWKGEPQQGYSIARWAFWRKRFGEVECHSDATEATQEACRAAIEGMDRCVARGG